The genomic interval CTCGAGCGCGCGCAGAAGAAGGTTGAAGCCCGCAACTTCGATATCCGCAAGAACCTCTTGAAGTATGACGACGTCCTCAACGATCAGCGCAAGGTCATTTTCGAGCAGCGTCTCGAACTGATGGAAGCGACCAATATTTCCGAGACCGTCTCCGACATGCGCCGCGAAGTGATCGAAGATCTGGTCGAAAAGCATATCCCCGAGCGCGCCTATGCCGAACAATGGGATGCCGTCGGCCTGAAGACCGGTGTTGCCAATATTCTGAACCTCGATCTGCCGATCGAGGAATGGTTCCAGGAAGAAGGCATCGGCGAGGACGATATTCGCGAGCGCCTGACGGAAGCCGCCAATGCCGCCTTTACGGAAAAGGCCGAGCGCTTCGGCGACGACATCATGCATTATGTCGAACGCTCGATCGTCATGCAGACGCTCGATCATCTCTGGCGCGAGCACATCGTCAACCTCGACCATCTGCGCTCCGTCATCGGTTTCCGCGGTTATGCCCAGCGCGATCCGCTGCAGGAATACAAGTCCGAAGCCTTCGAACTCTTCACCGGGCTCCTCAACAATCTGCGCGAGGCCGTCACCGCCCAGCTGATGCGCGTCGAACTGGTGCAGCAGGCGCCCGCCGAACCCGAACCGCCACTGATGCAGGCCCATCATCTCGATCCGACGACCGGCGAGGACGACTTCGCCCCTATCTACCAGGCCTCCGAAGTCACGGTCGCCCCCGAGAACCGCAAGCCTGATGACCCCGCTACCTGGGGCAAGGTCGGCCGCAACGAGGCCTGCCCTTGCGGCTCCGGCAAGAAATACAAGCATTGCCACGGGGCCTTCGAACAGGTCTGAGAAAATCGCAACGACGCTGAAAATGCCGCCTTCGGGCGGCATTTTCTTTCTGCGGCAACGCCGGAAAGTAACAGTTCCGCGTTGGACGACGAGCCGCATCCGGAACCGTTTCTTAACCCTGCTCTGTCAAGACTTCAGGGACGATTTGCCTGACCTTCAGAGTTTTGCGTGTTCATCATGGCAGTCATAGAAACAGCGGAGAAACTGCTGCCGGCGGGTCTGCGCCCGATCGGCGGGCGTACGCTGCGCATGCTTGCGGCCGTGCTCACCGAGGGTGGGGAGAAGGCCACCGCCCAGCGCATGGCGCTGACGGCCTTCTCGATCCGTATCCTCAGTGCCGCGCTCGCCTTTATCTCCCAGATCGTCCTCGCCCGGCTGATGGGCGAATATGAGTATGGCGTCTTCGTTTTCGTCTGGGTGCTGGTCGTCATGGTTGGCGATCTCTCCTGTCTGGGCTTTCACACCGCCATTGTCCGTTTTCTGCCGCAGTACAAGGCGGCAGGCGCCTTCGACGAAATCCGCGGGCTGACCGGCACGGCACGGGTTTTCGCACTGCTTTCGGGCACGGCGATGCTCGCGGCCGGCATGCTCGGACTGCACTTCTTCGGCGATACGATCGAGGCCTATTATCTCGTCCCGATCTTCCTCGGCCTGCTGGCCATGCCGATGATTGCACTCGGCGATATTCTGGAAGGCACCTCGCGGGCGAACCATTGGGCGGTGATGGCGCTGAGCCCGGTCTATATCATCCGCCCGATCCTCATCATCGCCTTCATGCTGATCGCGATTGCCATGGGCGCCCCGCATACGGCCGTCACGGCGATGCAGGCAGCGCTTGCCGCCACCTTCGTCACTGCCCTCGGCCAATATGGCGCAACCCTCTACCGCCTGCGCCGGCATTTCGACGAAGGCCCGCGCAAGGTCGATTTCCTCGCCTGGCTCAGTGTCGCCTTCCCGATCTTCCTGATCGAGGGCGTGAGTTTCCTGCTCACCAATTCCGATGTCGTCGTCGTCGGCATTTTCCTCGAGCCGCACGACGTCGCCATTTATTTCGCCGCCGCCAAGACCATGGCGCTGGTTCATTTCATCAATTTCTCGGTGAAGGCCGCCGCCGGCCCGCGCTTTTCCGCGATCATCGCCGAAGGTGATCATGCCCAGCTCGCGAGCGCCGCCGCCGACGCAGCCCGTTGGACCTTCTGGCCGGCGCTCGGCGTCGGTCTTGCCGTGCTGGCGGCCGGCCATTTGCTGTTGTCGCTGTTCGGCGGCGCGTTCACCGCAGGTTATCTCGTCATGGCGATCCTGCTCGCCGGCATCCTCGCCAAATCGCTGGTCGGTCCCGCCGAGACGCTGCTGATGATGGCGGGCAAGCAGAATCTCTGCGTCGCGCTCTATGCCGGCGCCCTCACCGCCAATGTCAGCCTCAACCTCGCATTGATCCCGGATTATGGCATCGAAGGCACTGCGATCGCCACGGCCTCGGCGATGGCGGTTGAGGCCATCCTTCTGCATGTCGCCGTGCGCCGTGCGCTCGGCATCGTCCTCTTCGCCTTCACCAGCCCCTCCGCCGCAACGCCAGAAATGAGAGTTCGATAGATGGTGCGCCTGCCCCCCGTCACCGAAAGCACCGACAGCATCAGCAACCGGATGATTCATGATCTCGCGGCGCTGCATTTCGAAGCGCCGCAGGCCGAGGCCCGTGCCGAGATCGGCCGGCCGGGGCGCGAACTCTGCCTCTATCCCGGCAAGCTCGGCTACGAACTTCAGGACGAGCTCGACTTCCTCTCCAACCGGGCGATGGAACCGAACGTCTTTTTCTCCGGCCGCTTCCTCGCACCCGCGATGCCACGGATCGAAGACCGGCAGGTGAACTTCGCCCTGATCCGCGACCACAATGACAGCCGCAGCCGCATGCGCTTCCTCCTGCCGTTTTCGGTCGATAAACCGGGCTTTGCCGTCGGCCCCTCGATCATCCGCGGCTGGTCGAACAGCTTCGGCCCGCTCGGCACGCCGCTGGTCGACAGCGAAGATGCGGCCGAAACCCTCGACAATTTCTTCGAGGGTCTCACCGTTCCCGATCTCAACCTGCCGAGCACCCTGGTCTTGCCGGATCTGAGATTGAACGGAATTTTCGTGCGCATGCTCAAGGCCGTGGCGCTCAGCCGCAATCTTCCGCTGACGGTGACCAATCCCTATCTGCGTCCGATGCTGCAGAGCGAGGAAGAAGCGCCCGCCTACCTCGGCAAAACCATCTCCTCCTCGCATATGCGCGAGATGCGCCGCCAGTGGCGGCTGCTGGAGGAACAGGGAACGGCGGTCTACGCCGTCGCCCGCCAGCCGCGTGACGTCCATATCCGCTTCGAGGAATTCCTGGCAATGGAGGCCGGCGGCTGGAAGGGCAAGCGGCGAAGCGCGCTCGTCACCGATCGTTATCATACCGCCTTCGCCCGCGAGGCGGTGTGGAACCTTGCCGCCGTCGACGCCGTGCGCATCCATACGATCGATCTCAACGGCAAGGCGATCGCCGCCATCGTCGTTTTGATGATGGGTGGCGAGGCCTATACCTGGAAGACCGCCTATGACGAGAACTATGCCCGCTATTCGCCGGGCAAGCTCTTGATGAGCGAACTCACGGAATGGCATCTCGACGACGCCAATATCGTGCGCTCGGATTCCTGCGCCGTTTCCGATCATCCGATCATGAGCCGCTTCTGGCAGGAGCGCGAGGAGATGGGCACGCTGGTCATCGGCCTAACCCAGAACGGCGACCGCGACATGCGCCAGGCGGCCGCGCAGCTTCACATGTACCGCAGCACCCGCAACATGGCAAAGATGCTGCGTGAGAAGATCATGTCGCTCGCTGGCCGAGGTTAGAGTCTTCCGCCGCAGCTTTCTCCCGCAGCAGCCGGCGGATGACCTTGCCGGTTGTCGTCAGCGGCAATGACTCGACGAATTCCACCTCACGCGGATATTCGTGCATCGACAGCCGCATCTTCACCCATTCCCTGATATCGGCGGCCAGCGCCTCGCTTGGGGAATGGGCAGGAGACAGGACGATATAGGCTTTGACGATCTCGGTGCGCACGACATCGGGTTTGCCGACGGCAGCGGCAAGCTGCACCGCGGGATGGCCGATCAGGCAGTCTTCGATCTCGGCCGGACCGATGCGGTATCCTGACGAGGTGATGACGTCGTCGTCACGGCCTTCGAAGGTGACATAGCCTTCCGCGTCCTGCCGGCCGATATCGCCGGTGAGCAACCAGTTCTTGACGAATTTTTTCTCGGTCGCCGCCGCATCGTTCCAATAGCCGAGGAACATGACGGGATCCGGACTGGCAATGGCGATCTGGCCCGGTTCGCCGGCCGGCAGTTCGTCCCCAGCATCATC from Rhizobium lentis carries:
- a CDS encoding lipopolysaccharide biosynthesis protein; translated protein: MAVIETAEKLLPAGLRPIGGRTLRMLAAVLTEGGEKATAQRMALTAFSIRILSAALAFISQIVLARLMGEYEYGVFVFVWVLVVMVGDLSCLGFHTAIVRFLPQYKAAGAFDEIRGLTGTARVFALLSGTAMLAAGMLGLHFFGDTIEAYYLVPIFLGLLAMPMIALGDILEGTSRANHWAVMALSPVYIIRPILIIAFMLIAIAMGAPHTAVTAMQAALAATFVTALGQYGATLYRLRRHFDEGPRKVDFLAWLSVAFPIFLIEGVSFLLTNSDVVVVGIFLEPHDVAIYFAAAKTMALVHFINFSVKAAAGPRFSAIIAEGDHAQLASAAADAARWTFWPALGVGLAVLAAGHLLLSLFGGAFTAGYLVMAILLAGILAKSLVGPAETLLMMAGKQNLCVALYAGALTANVSLNLALIPDYGIEGTAIATASAMAVEAILLHVAVRRALGIVLFAFTSPSAATPEMRVR
- a CDS encoding GNAT family N-acetyltransferase; translated protein: MVRLPPVTESTDSISNRMIHDLAALHFEAPQAEARAEIGRPGRELCLYPGKLGYELQDELDFLSNRAMEPNVFFSGRFLAPAMPRIEDRQVNFALIRDHNDSRSRMRFLLPFSVDKPGFAVGPSIIRGWSNSFGPLGTPLVDSEDAAETLDNFFEGLTVPDLNLPSTLVLPDLRLNGIFVRMLKAVALSRNLPLTVTNPYLRPMLQSEEEAPAYLGKTISSSHMREMRRQWRLLEEQGTAVYAVARQPRDVHIRFEEFLAMEAGGWKGKRRSALVTDRYHTAFAREAVWNLAAVDAVRIHTIDLNGKAIAAIVVLMMGGEAYTWKTAYDENYARYSPGKLLMSELTEWHLDDANIVRSDSCAVSDHPIMSRFWQEREEMGTLVIGLTQNGDRDMRQAAAQLHMYRSTRNMAKMLREKIMSLAGRG